A part of Sulfurimonas sp. HSL-1716 genomic DNA contains:
- a CDS encoding thioredoxin family protein has protein sequence MKKIIWSLLFLFSSLFASELHLEKSFKDAVAHAQSAGKPMMFILSRHTCRYCVLLERTTLSDSGVINELNKNFVTYIAYTDDGDYCPEEFWRPGTPTLWFLDDKGEPLSKPIMGAIDAKNLLKALDIIKGRFQKVKKLDKYNYTRNKL, from the coding sequence ATGAAAAAAATAATATGGAGTCTTTTATTCCTGTTTTCAAGTTTGTTTGCAAGTGAGTTGCATTTAGAAAAAAGTTTTAAAGACGCTGTCGCTCATGCACAAAGTGCAGGGAAACCTATGATGTTTATTCTTTCGCGACATACCTGCAGATACTGTGTACTGCTTGAAAGAACGACTCTTTCAGACAGCGGTGTGATAAACGAGTTGAACAAAAATTTTGTTACATATATCGCGTATACGGATGACGGCGACTACTGCCCCGAAGAGTTCTGGCGTCCCGGAACGCCTACCCTTTGGTTTTTAGACGACAAGGGAGAACCTCTAAGCAAGCCTATCATGGGTGCGATAGATGCAAAAAATCTTCTTAAAGCCTTGGATATTATAAAAGGAAGATTTCAAAAAGTGAAAAAGCTGGATAAATACAACTATACTAGAAATAAGTTATGA
- a CDS encoding 4Fe-4S dicluster domain-containing protein, whose product MQLGFLVDLHLCMGCKGCEIACKVENEVPLSTWRLRVKYVDVGMYPETKRTFTPLRCNHCANAPCERICPVSALHYIENGIVNIDKERCIGCAGCIMACPYGAIYIDPETQTADKCTYCAHRIASSMMPACVVACPVQANIFGDLDDPTSEISRYIQDHHDTRVRKPEKGTNPHHYYVGGGDVNLNPLASERVEGYSLFNNITHLPVGGHH is encoded by the coding sequence ATGCAATTGGGCTTTCTAGTTGATTTGCATCTTTGTATGGGATGTAAAGGTTGTGAAATCGCATGTAAAGTGGAAAACGAAGTTCCGCTAAGTACATGGAGACTTCGCGTTAAGTATGTGGATGTTGGAATGTACCCGGAAACGAAGCGTACATTTACACCGTTACGTTGTAACCATTGTGCGAATGCGCCATGTGAACGTATATGTCCGGTCAGTGCCCTGCACTATATTGAAAACGGAATCGTAAATATAGATAAAGAGCGTTGTATCGGATGTGCAGGTTGTATCATGGCTTGTCCGTACGGAGCTATTTATATCGATCCTGAAACTCAAACAGCTGATAAATGTACATATTGTGCACATCGTATCGCTTCTAGTATGATGCCTGCTTGTGTTGTGGCTTGTCCTGTACAGGCAAACATATTCGGCGATTTGGACGATCCGACATCAGAGATCAGCAGATACATTCAAGACCATCATGATACAAGAGTGAGAAAACCTGAAAAAGGAACGAATCCTCATCATTATTACGTAGGCGGCGGAGACGTGAATCTTAATCCGTTGGCGTCAGAGCGCGTTGAAGGTTATTCATTGTTCAATAACATAACACACTTACCGGTAGGAGGGCACCATTAA
- the nrfD gene encoding NrfD/PsrC family molybdoenzyme membrane anchor subunit: MHAAIEATNAVVTLDVGLPGIVWGWIITMNMWAKSIGTGVIFLLFYLLKKYPNEAGYLRFPVTVVSLVFIHIFLLFTVIDLHHIFRFWHIFTQPHFTSAITVGAWIVTGLVALLFLMAFTVFIKKNTASFDKMLTWAVVISIPVTLYTAAIMAEATARELWQMPTEAVQMLLAATLTGSATLILMGGRLSYEAKRDLGLILGLSAFVAFIVYMSEMVFGPMKGEEIIVTLQAVKGAGQYTTMFWIGQAAAFILPMVLVLLSISSRSESLLKLASILAIAGLWIVKYVWLVIPQLLNLS; the protein is encoded by the coding sequence ATGCATGCAGCAATTGAAGCAACAAATGCGGTAGTAACTCTAGATGTAGGCTTGCCAGGCATCGTATGGGGTTGGATTATTACTATGAACATGTGGGCGAAAAGTATTGGTACGGGTGTTATCTTCTTACTTTTTTATCTACTGAAAAAATATCCGAACGAAGCCGGATATCTGCGTTTTCCGGTAACGGTGGTATCACTTGTATTTATACATATATTCCTGCTGTTTACCGTGATCGACCTGCACCATATCTTTAGGTTCTGGCATATATTCACGCAGCCTCATTTTACATCGGCGATCACGGTCGGCGCTTGGATCGTGACCGGTTTGGTGGCCTTGCTGTTCCTGATGGCATTTACCGTGTTTATTAAGAAAAATACGGCATCTTTTGACAAGATGCTTACTTGGGCTGTTGTGATCTCTATCCCTGTTACGCTTTACACGGCGGCGATCATGGCCGAAGCTACTGCCCGCGAACTGTGGCAGATGCCTACAGAAGCTGTTCAGATGCTTCTAGCGGCAACGCTGACAGGATCTGCAACACTGATTTTGATGGGCGGCAGATTGTCTTACGAAGCAAAAAGAGATCTTGGTCTCATCCTGGGTCTTAGTGCCTTCGTGGCTTTCATAGTATATATGAGCGAGATGGTGTTTGGACCGATGAAAGGCGAAGAGATCATCGTGACGCTTCAAGCGGTCAAAGGTGCGGGTCAGTACACGACTATGTTCTGGATAGGACAAGCTGCGGCTTTCATCCTGCCTATGGTTTTAGTTCTACTTAGTATCTCCAGTAGAAGTGAAAGTTTATTGAAGTTGGCTTCTATACTGGCAATTGCAGGTCTCTGGATTGTCAAATATGTATGGCTGGTTATTCCACAATTATTAAACTTGAGTTAA
- the hisD gene encoding histidinol dehydrogenase gives MIFTNTSEKDFDNKFNDLLSRGKMDIEHVSGIVGNIINEIKKDKNSALKAHIAKFDKWTPQNDDDLKIDTKLMQQAYDVLDADLKNSLHLAYERIKAYHEKQKPKSWFDTESNGTILGQKVTPVDSAGLYIPGGKAAYPSSLLMNVIPAQVAGVEKIVVCTPTPDNEPNELLLAACHLCGVSEVYKVGGASAIAAMAYGTETIPKVDVITGPGNIFVATAKKMVFGDVNIDMIAGPSEIGILADESANTNHLAIDMLSQAEHDEMASSILITPSQRIADEVKVEIEKWLLKLPREEIARKSIEERGAIIVTKDMDEAVKLMNEIAPEHLEVATNNPFELLASIKHAGAIFLGHYTPEAVGDYVAGPNHTLPTGGTAKFYSPLGVENFMKKSSIISFSSAAINEIGEACALIANTESLTAHEQSVRVRLK, from the coding sequence ATGATCTTCACAAATACGTCCGAAAAGGATTTCGATAATAAATTTAACGACCTGCTTAGCCGCGGTAAGATGGATATAGAACATGTAAGCGGAATCGTGGGCAACATAATAAACGAAATAAAAAAAGACAAAAACAGTGCGTTAAAAGCGCATATTGCAAAGTTTGACAAATGGACTCCGCAAAATGACGATGATCTTAAGATCGATACGAAACTCATGCAGCAGGCCTACGATGTATTGGATGCCGATCTGAAAAACTCACTGCACCTGGCATACGAGCGTATCAAAGCCTATCATGAAAAACAAAAACCGAAAAGCTGGTTCGATACGGAGAGCAACGGAACCATTCTCGGACAAAAAGTGACGCCGGTAGATTCTGCCGGATTATATATCCCTGGCGGAAAAGCGGCGTATCCCTCTTCGCTTTTGATGAACGTTATCCCGGCTCAAGTCGCAGGCGTCGAAAAGATAGTGGTCTGTACACCGACGCCGGATAATGAACCAAACGAACTTCTGCTTGCGGCTTGTCATTTGTGCGGTGTCAGTGAAGTATACAAAGTGGGCGGAGCAAGTGCGATCGCCGCTATGGCGTACGGTACAGAAACGATCCCGAAAGTGGACGTCATCACGGGTCCTGGAAACATCTTTGTCGCGACTGCCAAAAAAATGGTGTTTGGGGATGTGAACATAGATATGATAGCAGGACCGAGCGAGATAGGTATCCTTGCCGATGAAAGTGCGAACACGAATCATCTTGCGATCGATATGCTTTCGCAAGCCGAACATGACGAGATGGCGAGTTCGATCCTTATCACTCCTTCACAACGAATTGCAGACGAAGTAAAAGTCGAGATCGAGAAATGGCTTTTAAAACTCCCGCGCGAAGAGATAGCAAGAAAATCGATCGAAGAACGAGGCGCGATCATAGTGACAAAAGATATGGACGAGGCGGTCAAACTTATGAACGAGATAGCTCCCGAGCATCTTGAAGTCGCGACGAACAACCCATTTGAGCTTCTTGCCTCGATCAAACATGCCGGAGCGATTTTCTTGGGCCACTACACTCCAGAAGCAGTAGGCGATTATGTTGCCGGACCGAACCATACGCTTCCTACCGGAGGCACGGCAAAATTCTACTCTCCTTTGGGGGTTGAGAACTTTATGAAGAAAAGTTCCATCATCTCTTTTAGCTCGGCTGCGATCAATGAGATCGGCGAAGCATGTGCACTAATTGCAAATACGGAAAGTTTGACAGCACATGAGCAATCGGTCCGAGTCCGCTTAAAGTAA
- a CDS encoding cupin domain-containing protein → MRNIFEDINSPKRGKELFKTLLSHKNVKIEFIHSNSIENGVLYDQDHDEWVAVLTGSAVLEIGDVRHTLNEGDFIFIKANTPHRVISTDEKTLWLAVHIF, encoded by the coding sequence GTGCGGAACATATTCGAAGATATCAATTCTCCAAAAAGAGGGAAAGAACTTTTTAAAACACTCTTATCGCACAAAAACGTAAAGATAGAGTTTATACACTCGAACAGTATTGAAAACGGAGTCTTGTACGATCAAGATCACGATGAGTGGGTCGCTGTTTTAACAGGCAGTGCGGTACTGGAGATCGGAGATGTCAGGCATACGTTAAATGAAGGAGATTTTATATTTATAAAAGCAAATACGCCGCACCGGGTCATCTCGACGGACGAAAAGACCCTTTGGCTGGCAGTACATATATTTTAA
- a CDS encoding molecular chaperone TorD family protein yields MNEIDETLLKSIVEDENILSFFPSFKDWGKRKELNSKDLIEKYLNVDFTNLFLLHLVPYESFYLREDQMMETGGDNPVQVLYNDFDFRVELDKARVMSADHIGVELEFMYKLCEAEYKAIEDGEFKIAAEIAEIEYNFLKEHILEWAPMFLLNVKSEAGTAFYFDAAELALEFMMSDFEYLTALKNNGYDYNA; encoded by the coding sequence ATGAATGAAATCGATGAAACGTTGCTAAAATCAATAGTCGAAGATGAAAATATATTATCTTTTTTTCCGTCGTTTAAAGACTGGGGAAAACGTAAAGAATTAAATTCTAAAGACTTGATTGAAAAATATTTAAATGTTGATTTTACTAACCTTTTTTTACTTCATTTAGTTCCTTATGAATCGTTTTATCTCAGAGAGGATCAGATGATGGAAACAGGCGGAGACAATCCGGTTCAGGTTCTTTATAATGATTTTGACTTTAGAGTCGAACTTGATAAAGCACGCGTTATGAGTGCGGATCATATCGGGGTGGAACTTGAATTCATGTATAAGCTTTGCGAAGCGGAATACAAAGCAATTGAAGACGGCGAGTTCAAGATTGCCGCGGAGATAGCGGAGATAGAATACAACTTCTTAAAAGAGCATATTCTCGAATGGGCTCCGATGTTTTTGCTTAACGTAAAATCTGAAGCGGGTACCGCATTTTATTTCGATGCGGCGGAACTGGCTTTGGAATTCATGATGAGTGATTTTGAATATCTCACCGCATTGAAAAATAACGGATACGACTATAACGCATGA
- a CDS encoding shikimate kinase: MKNIILIGFMGVGKGSVAREMVKQADIVAIDTDDIIESMENRTIKKIFATEGEKYFRDIEAKVAKWLEKSVEDTLISTGGGFYKVKNLKKIGTVVFLDSPFDKIYERIINHPKAQNKIKKRPLFQDLEKARELYEQRYPQYQKAADITIDVTDKSVEKIVKEILRKVKL, translated from the coding sequence ATGAAAAATATAATATTAATAGGTTTTATGGGTGTAGGCAAGGGCAGTGTTGCCCGTGAAATGGTAAAACAGGCGGATATAGTCGCAATAGATACCGATGATATCATTGAGAGTATGGAAAACAGGACAATAAAAAAGATATTTGCGACAGAGGGCGAAAAATATTTCAGAGACATAGAAGCAAAGGTGGCAAAATGGCTTGAAAAAAGTGTCGAAGATACGCTGATTTCTACGGGCGGAGGATTTTATAAAGTAAAGAACCTTAAAAAGATAGGAACCGTCGTTTTTCTTGATTCACCTTTTGATAAGATATATGAGCGTATAATAAATCATCCGAAAGCTCAGAACAAGATAAAAAAACGTCCGCTTTTCCAAGATCTGGAAAAAGCCAGAGAGCTGTATGAACAAAGATATCCGCAATACCAAAAAGCGGCGGACATTACGATCGACGTGACGGATAAAAGTGTAGAAAAGATAGTAAAAGAGATACTAAGAAAGGTAAAGTTATGA
- a CDS encoding 4Fe-4S dicluster domain-containing protein: MSLLSLDISKCVHTSNKLSACESCVSACPVDTIKVQDNVVSFIPSECVGCGGCGAACPTAAYTLDDFNPINYIFKFLEEDKEVLTCKSELPCIAAFSADELLSLSLFSKEEITLDIGPCAECAIAKTNLQIIKDRAEEANFLLEAMMQTKRLHVKTLSYTLEEETKAISRRDLLTKDSVKRVSQIKQQFLNRVDEGDDEIKLHNVTTADIVKIKQKKVPDRRSLLLMALKRADVPQEFHIISAKDISFISQKELDAQTCTNCQMCYRICPTGALSSDIKGSFIAFNPLACVKCQSCHDVCEPGSLMLKQTFNLKNFFEPKAEELIRFDMKRCNECNTPFAYRGGEILCNRCMTEEEEARELWGVR, encoded by the coding sequence ATGAGTTTGCTTTCATTAGATATCTCCAAATGTGTCCATACCAGCAATAAGCTCTCGGCATGTGAAAGCTGCGTGAGTGCTTGTCCGGTAGATACCATAAAGGTACAGGACAATGTAGTCTCTTTTATTCCCAGCGAATGTGTGGGCTGCGGCGGCTGTGGTGCCGCTTGTCCGACTGCAGCGTATACTTTGGACGATTTTAACCCTATCAACTATATATTTAAGTTCTTAGAAGAGGACAAAGAGGTACTGACCTGTAAAAGCGAGCTTCCGTGTATTGCCGCATTCAGCGCAGATGAACTTCTCAGTCTCTCACTTTTTAGTAAAGAGGAGATAACTCTTGATATCGGACCGTGTGCGGAATGCGCGATCGCAAAGACCAATCTGCAGATCATAAAGGACAGAGCAGAGGAGGCGAACTTCTTGCTTGAGGCGATGATGCAGACAAAACGTCTGCATGTCAAAACGCTTTCTTACACGCTTGAGGAGGAAACAAAGGCGATATCAAGACGCGATCTGCTTACAAAAGACTCTGTAAAGCGCGTTTCACAGATAAAACAGCAGTTTTTAAACAGAGTGGACGAAGGGGACGACGAAATAAAGTTACATAATGTCACCACAGCCGATATCGTCAAAATAAAACAGAAAAAAGTGCCTGATAGAAGAAGTCTGCTTTTAATGGCGTTAAAACGTGCGGACGTTCCTCAAGAATTTCATATTATCAGCGCCAAAGATATCTCTTTTATCTCTCAAAAAGAGCTTGATGCACAAACGTGTACGAACTGCCAGATGTGTTACAGGATCTGTCCTACCGGAGCGCTCAGTTCAGATATAAAAGGTTCTTTTATCGCCTTTAATCCGCTCGCTTGTGTAAAGTGTCAAAGCTGTCATGACGTCTGTGAGCCCGGCTCATTAATGCTTAAACAGACGTTTAATCTTAAAAACTTTTTTGAGCCGAAAGCGGAAGAGCTTATTAGGTTCGATATGAAAAGATGCAACGAATGCAACACCCCTTTTGCCTACAGAGGCGGAGAGATCTTGTGTAACAGATGTATGACCGAAGAGGAAGAAGCTAGAGAACTATGGGGAGTCAGATGA
- a CDS encoding molybdopterin-dependent oxidoreductase, translated as MYLERRTFLKGAAFSVAGVTLARGVFSTDAVAESVTESKFTNTPDSLSFYPPQKEWDHFAELDGTDWKRGGIERHGVKSKENPDGIQVNNYTIVPTVCSNCEAGCGLTAWVNKDTMTVRKYMGNPLHTGSRGRNCAKGYAVTSQMYDPDRIPFPLKRAPGSKRGEGKWVRATWDEAMADIGKKMHDTLKVGDELSRKSIMYHVGRPNENGFGHRVSHVMGTDGFNSHTNICSAGAREATIQWANDDRNSPDWANADLIFLQSSHAADSGHYFQQSAAYIADARRKGAKLVVIDPRMSNSAGMADLWLPVWPGTEAALYLHLANRILNEKDIDGNDYVAHDFVKEWVNWDRLMANKEYLKKMVSYGYISKMPKGNSYKDFIALARELYAPYTAEFVVKECKMEGMEYKLDELWDMFIFAGDKIATYLWRAGAMGHRGGWMNTRAGFLPLVLRGALRGDVGGTGMHHWHEIGVAGKGDKATVAGEKAPKVDVWNELMWPPEYPLSTYEMSYLLPHLLMDTEWQQKWKAKGLNVPTKLAVWFPRMYNPVWINPDGFRWIQAIKDESKVEMSFNLSPTWSETNWYCDYILPVGLAGERNDQQSTPSKPEQRIEFRQAVLRVAAEKMGWKAKDPARATLEAHMKYGLGEIWEETEFWANIMVHHVDPDGSLGIRKHWASKKDPSRAVTVPEYFDAAMSLLPRLNDTAKRLYANSEFPVYEYMRDHGAWTEKTHVYKPQEEELRFDGSNYIVHGKKVPKHEVTKDKFGTLWMEEGGRKQSIGIDINGKLHEGFHTLSKKLEFFSEWFAEWKWPEYAVPVYPRNEGEYEKMKHIVTQVHHTHLKGDNEFALNTIYRLPYNIHTRSVNSKHLMEISQNHNPVWIYTKDAEKLGIKRGDAIRVKITDTVSGLDSGYFVAMAVPTEATRPGVLACSHHAGRWKLKDSVEIPGFNHKLGIMGLGAPRYDMTNDGKVGTLKPVEGIRPRHDVWQFKEYNKDLDNIWWDGLSGAWQNAVIPPHPDPIAGHNSWHQKVTIEKAKVDDKIGDIVVNYANNFKIYQAWRDEFTRPLQAGDTLRRPRHMPRPAVPLSEKAYAVKIKDV; from the coding sequence ATGTATTTAGAAAGAAGAACATTTTTAAAAGGCGCTGCATTTTCAGTTGCTGGCGTCACATTAGCAAGAGGTGTATTTAGTACGGATGCCGTAGCGGAATCTGTTACTGAATCAAAATTTACCAATACGCCGGATTCTTTGTCATTTTATCCTCCTCAAAAAGAGTGGGATCATTTTGCCGAACTTGACGGTACTGATTGGAAACGCGGCGGTATCGAACGCCACGGCGTAAAAAGCAAAGAAAATCCGGACGGTATACAGGTAAACAACTATACGATCGTTCCTACGGTCTGTTCGAACTGTGAAGCGGGATGTGGGCTTACTGCATGGGTCAACAAAGATACCATGACGGTACGTAAATATATGGGTAACCCTTTACACACGGGTTCTCGCGGACGTAACTGTGCAAAAGGGTATGCGGTTACTTCTCAGATGTACGATCCGGATCGTATACCGTTCCCGCTTAAACGTGCACCGGGTTCTAAACGCGGTGAAGGGAAATGGGTTCGTGCAACTTGGGATGAGGCTATGGCCGATATCGGTAAAAAGATGCATGATACTCTTAAAGTCGGCGATGAGCTGTCTAGAAAATCGATCATGTATCATGTCGGACGTCCGAACGAGAACGGTTTTGGTCACCGTGTATCGCATGTTATGGGTACAGACGGATTTAACTCTCATACGAACATCTGTTCTGCAGGTGCACGTGAGGCTACGATCCAATGGGCCAACGATGACAGAAACTCTCCGGACTGGGCAAATGCAGACTTGATCTTTTTACAATCGTCTCATGCAGCCGATTCCGGTCACTACTTTCAACAATCGGCTGCTTACATTGCAGATGCAAGAAGAAAAGGTGCAAAACTCGTCGTAATCGATCCTCGTATGAGTAACTCTGCAGGTATGGCAGATCTTTGGTTACCGGTATGGCCGGGTACGGAAGCAGCGCTTTATCTTCACCTCGCCAATCGTATCTTAAACGAAAAAGATATAGACGGTAATGATTATGTTGCTCATGATTTCGTTAAAGAGTGGGTAAACTGGGATCGTCTGATGGCGAATAAAGAGTATCTTAAAAAGATGGTAAGCTACGGCTATATCTCTAAGATGCCAAAAGGTAACAGCTATAAAGATTTCATCGCTTTAGCTAGAGAACTTTACGCTCCGTATACTGCGGAATTCGTAGTCAAAGAGTGTAAGATGGAAGGCATGGAGTATAAACTAGATGAACTCTGGGATATGTTTATTTTCGCAGGCGACAAGATAGCGACTTACCTATGGCGTGCCGGTGCAATGGGACACCGCGGCGGCTGGATGAACACACGTGCAGGCTTCTTGCCGTTGGTTCTTCGCGGTGCGTTACGCGGTGATGTCGGTGGAACAGGTATGCACCACTGGCATGAGATCGGTGTTGCGGGTAAAGGCGATAAAGCGACCGTAGCTGGTGAAAAAGCTCCAAAAGTCGATGTCTGGAACGAACTTATGTGGCCGCCGGAATATCCGCTTTCTACATATGAGATGAGTTACCTGCTTCCTCACCTGCTCATGGATACCGAGTGGCAGCAAAAATGGAAAGCAAAAGGGCTTAACGTCCCGACCAAGCTTGCCGTATGGTTCCCTCGTATGTATAACCCGGTATGGATCAATCCAGACGGGTTCAGATGGATCCAAGCGATTAAAGACGAGTCTAAGGTCGAGATGTCATTTAACCTTTCTCCTACATGGAGTGAGACAAACTGGTATTGTGATTACATCCTTCCTGTAGGTCTTGCAGGTGAGCGTAACGATCAGCAGTCGACTCCATCTAAGCCGGAACAGCGTATAGAGTTCCGTCAAGCGGTACTTCGTGTCGCGGCTGAGAAAATGGGATGGAAAGCAAAAGATCCTGCACGTGCGACGTTAGAAGCACACATGAAATACGGTCTGGGCGAGATCTGGGAAGAAACGGAGTTCTGGGCAAATATCATGGTTCACCATGTCGACCCGGACGGAAGCTTGGGCATCCGTAAACACTGGGCATCTAAAAAAGATCCGTCTCGTGCCGTAACTGTACCGGAATATTTCGATGCGGCTATGAGTTTGCTTCCGAGACTAAACGATACGGCTAAAAGACTGTATGCGAACTCAGAGTTCCCTGTTTACGAGTATATGCGTGACCACGGTGCTTGGACTGAGAAAACTCATGTCTATAAACCGCAGGAAGAGGAACTTAGATTCGATGGAAGCAACTATATCGTACACGGTAAAAAAGTTCCTAAACATGAAGTTACCAAAGATAAGTTCGGAACATTATGGATGGAAGAGGGCGGACGTAAACAGTCTATCGGTATAGATATCAACGGTAAGCTTCATGAAGGTTTCCATACACTAAGTAAAAAACTTGAGTTCTTCTCTGAGTGGTTTGCAGAATGGAAATGGCCAGAATACGCTGTTCCTGTGTATCCGCGTAATGAAGGCGAATACGAGAAGATGAAACATATCGTGACTCAGGTACACCATACGCACTTAAAAGGCGACAATGAGTTTGCACTAAATACGATTTACAGATTACCGTATAATATCCATACGCGTTCTGTAAACTCCAAACATCTTATGGAGATATCTCAAAACCATAATCCGGTCTGGATATATACAAAAGATGCAGAGAAACTCGGAATCAAACGCGGTGACGCTATTCGCGTGAAAATCACGGATACCGTTTCCGGTTTAGACAGCGGTTATTTCGTAGCTATGGCCGTGCCGACCGAGGCGACCCGTCCGGGTGTTCTTGCTTGTTCTCACCATGCCGGCCGTTGGAAACTCAAAGATTCCGTAGAGATTCCAGGGTTTAACCATAAACTTGGAATCATGGGTCTTGGTGCTCCTAGATACGATATGACGAACGACGGCAAAGTCGGTACGTTAAAACCTGTCGAAGGGATACGTCCTCGTCATGATGTCTGGCAGTTCAAAGAGTACAATAAAGATCTTGACAATATCTGGTGGGACGGATTGAGCGGTGCATGGCAAAATGCCGTTATCCCTCCGCATCCGGATCCTATCGCAGGTCATAACTCTTGGCATCAAAAAGTGACTATCGAAAAAGCGAAAGTCGATGACAAGATAGGCGATATCGTCGTTAATTATGCGAATAACTTCAAGATCTATCAGGCGTGGAGAGATGAGTTTACCCGTCCGCTTCAAGCAGGCGATACGCTTCGTCGTCCGCGTCATATGCCGCGTCCGGCTGTTCCTCTTTCGGAAAAAGCTTACGCAGTCAAGATTAAAGACGTATAA
- a CDS encoding methyl-accepting chemotaxis protein, protein MLSTVKSKIIFSTIAVSILSIIGVYIYLSETFNEFSNKTAQKSLHMLSDSVFQTLSRSMLAGDPAVVEETLKQSQEIIKGIDNISVAKSKKVIELFGLQAKFTDDPLVEKVFETRKNDIIESNVGHHTIRLLKPLIANKSCLECHVNTQVGDALGVMDMTVSLAGNDADISHTKMTLLMYLTGACLIFVALVMWFFSKAVINPLENLGCRAHSLVEGDKDLTKRINVSGKDEFAYAASSVNSFIEVVQDTINEVKNLGEQNINIAKNMSSQAELINKSISGERDIVNQTTQKTGSIKDILNRSIDVTKETQEHISSANQELLTAKDALSHLVGRVDEYMEVESELASQLGGLKNDADQVKEVLDIIKDIADQTNLLALNAAIEAARAGEHGRGFAVVADEVRKLAERTQKSLMQIEISVGTIVQSINDVSDSMGQNASNLSALTEISSDVESKINTTSEAMNFSIEVADKSFDDTQEIVKNIEWIIERINKIDEYSKQNENSVNLIDTESSKLLEVANSLKSRIDEFRS, encoded by the coding sequence ATGCTTTCAACAGTCAAGTCCAAGATAATCTTTTCGACAATAGCAGTCAGTATATTAAGTATTATAGGTGTGTATATTTATCTTTCAGAGACTTTCAATGAATTTTCAAATAAAACCGCTCAAAAATCTTTACATATGCTTAGTGATTCCGTTTTTCAAACCCTTTCCAGAAGTATGCTTGCCGGAGATCCTGCAGTAGTCGAAGAAACGTTAAAGCAGTCTCAAGAGATAATCAAAGGGATAGACAACATAAGCGTTGCCAAATCGAAAAAGGTTATCGAGCTGTTCGGCCTGCAGGCAAAATTTACAGACGATCCTCTTGTAGAAAAAGTGTTTGAAACAAGAAAAAATGATATCATCGAATCAAACGTCGGGCACCATACGATAAGATTGTTGAAACCTTTGATAGCGAACAAAAGCTGTTTGGAATGCCATGTAAACACACAAGTAGGAGATGCTCTTGGCGTCATGGATATGACGGTGTCGCTTGCAGGCAACGATGCAGATATCTCTCATACGAAGATGACACTTCTTATGTATCTGACGGGTGCATGTCTTATTTTCGTCGCTCTTGTTATGTGGTTCTTCTCAAAAGCGGTTATAAATCCTTTGGAAAACTTAGGCTGCCGCGCACATTCTTTGGTTGAAGGCGACAAAGACTTAACGAAACGTATCAATGTATCGGGCAAGGACGAGTTTGCATATGCGGCATCCTCGGTGAACAGTTTCATAGAAGTTGTACAAGATACGATAAACGAAGTGAAAAATCTGGGTGAACAAAACATCAATATAGCAAAGAACATGTCAAGTCAGGCTGAGTTGATAAATAAAAGTATCTCCGGCGAGAGGGATATAGTAAATCAGACGACACAAAAAACAGGTTCTATTAAAGATATTCTAAACAGATCGATCGATGTTACGAAAGAGACGCAGGAACATATCTCATCTGCGAATCAAGAGCTTTTAACGGCAAAAGACGCTCTTAGCCATCTGGTAGGAAGGGTCGATGAATATATGGAGGTCGAGAGCGAACTGGCTTCACAGCTCGGCGGACTCAAAAATGATGCCGATCAGGTAAAAGAGGTACTCGATATCATCAAAGATATAGCAGACCAGACCAATCTTCTGGCACTCAATGCTGCGATCGAAGCGGCACGTGCGGGTGAGCATGGCCGTGGATTTGCGGTTGTTGCCGATGAGGTAAGAAAACTTGCCGAGAGAACGCAAAAAAGTTTGATGCAGATCGAGATAAGCGTAGGAACGATCGTTCAGTCCATTAACGACGTAAGCGACTCGATGGGGCAGAACGCTTCAAATCTTTCTGCTTTGACGGAGATCTCATCTGATGTCGAAAGCAAGATAAACACGACCTCAGAAGCTATGAACTTCTCAATAGAAGTTGCGGACAAATCTTTTGACGATACGCAGGAGATAGTTAAAAATATCGAATGGATAATCGAGAGAATAAACAAGATAGACGAGTATTCAAAACAAAACGAAAACAGTGTAAACCTTATAGACACGGAATCGTCAAAACTCCTAGAGGTTGCCAATTCGCTTAAATCCAGAATAGACGAGTTTAGAAGTTAA